A window from Agelaius phoeniceus isolate bAgePho1 chromosome 13, bAgePho1.hap1, whole genome shotgun sequence encodes these proteins:
- the RGMA gene encoding repulsive guidance molecule A: protein MRPPRERIVVKARAGWMGMGRGAGSTALGLFQILPVFLCIFPSVTSPCKILKCNSEFWAATSGSHHLGAEEAPEFCTALRAYAHCTRRTARTCRGDLAYHSAVHGIDDLMVQHNCSKDGPTSQPRLRTLPPGDSQERSDSPEICHYEKSFHKHSATPNYTHCGLFGDPHLRTFTDTFQTCKVQGAWPLIDNNYLNVQVTNTPVLPGSSATATSKLTIIFKSFQECVDQKVYQAEMDELPAAFVDGSKNGGDKHGANSLKITEKVSGQHIEIQAKYIGTTIVVRQVGRYLTFAVRMPEEVVNAVEDRDSQGLYLCLRGCPANQQIDFQAVRSAQATEGRARRKGPSLPAPPEAFTYETATAKCREKLPVEDLYFQSCVFDLLTTGDVNFMLAAYYAFEDVKMLHSNKDKLHLYERTRVLSPGNTAPTGTHPTLWVALLCLCWLCLL, encoded by the exons TGACATCTCCATGCAAGATCCTCAAGTGCAACTCTGAGTTCTGGGCGGCCACGTCGGGCTCGCACCACCTGGGCGCGGAGGAGGCGCCCGAGTTCTGCACGGCGCTGCGGGCCTACGCGCACTGCACGCGCCGCACCGCCCGCACCTGCAGGGGAGACCTGGCCTACCACTCGGCCGTGCATGGCATAGACGATCTCATGGTGCAGCACAACTGCTCCAAGGATGGCCCCACGTCCCAGCCCCGCCTCCGGACATTGCCCCCCGGGGACAGCCAGGAGCGCTCCGACAGCCCTGAGATCTGCCACTACGAGAAGAGCTTCCACAAGCACTCGGCCACCCCCAACTACACCCACTGCGGGCTCTTTGGGGACCCCCACCTCAGGACTTTCACGGACACTTTCCAGACCTGCAAGGTGCAGGGGGCTTGGCCGCTCATAGACAATAACTACCTGAACGTGCAGGTCACCAACACGCCAGTGCTGCCCGGCTCCTCGGCCACCGCCACCAGCAAG CTCACCATCATTTTCAAGAGCTTCCAGGAGTGTGTGGATCAGAAAGTGTACCAGGCAGAGATGGACGAGCTCCCCGCCGCCTTCGTCGACGGCTCCAAGAACGGAGGGGACAAGCACGGAGCCAACAGCCTGAAGATCACGGAGAAGGTGTCGGGCCAGCACATCGAGATCCAGGCCAAGTACATCGGCACCACCATCGTGGTCAGGCAGGTGGGCCGCTACCTCACCTTCGCCGTGCGCATGCCGGAGGAGGTGGTCAACGCCGtggaggacagggacagccagggccTCTACCTGTGCCTCCGTGGCTGCCCAGCCAACCAGCAGATTGACTTCCAGGCCGTCCGCTCGGCCCAGGCCACGGAGGGCCGTGCCCGGAGGAAGGGGCCCAGCCTGCCCGCCCCGCCCGAGGCCTTCACCTACGAGACGGCCACGGCCAAGTGCAGGGAGAAGCTGCCCGTGGAGGACCTCTACTTCCAGTCCTGTGTCTTTGACCTCCTCACCACGGGGGATGTCAACTTCATGCTGGCTGCTTACTATGCCTTTGAGGACGTGAAGATGCTTCACTCCAACAAAGACAAGCTGCACCTCTATGAAAGGACACGGGTGCTGAGCCCGGGCAACACGGCGCCCACGGGAACGCATCCCACCCTCTGGGTAGCACTGCTGTGTTTGTGTTGGTTGTGCTTGTTATAG